One stretch of Caloenas nicobarica isolate bCalNic1 chromosome 4, bCalNic1.hap1, whole genome shotgun sequence DNA includes these proteins:
- the MBOAT4 gene encoding ghrelin O-acyltransferase: protein MHWADLLVLLPAAPYRLAAFPFAAVFHYLCASGHLSLTARYIFLLAGGCLLAGTAMGSYAVLLLIPAAGSVLVLLFVSPARAHTWVFTLQMSWQTFCHLALSSQELNTQDARPAVALSAIMLLTQKATSLALDIHEGLVSLQRGQGLLQQVLPLCSYLLFFPALLGGPLCSFSRFRAQAESCGAVPIPLRAAGQWCLGVLALQGLRVGLARGLGGRQGCASWGCLPHVWAQALPLRLAYYLHWVVDEALLEVAGFGPEAGQGDLSFPDLWTLETTHRLAVFTRTWNKSTSRWLRRLIFQRCPIQPLLATFAFSAWWHGLRPGQVFGFLCWAVMVEADYRIHPFLSARATTQGVKLLYCGTTWVFTQLIVAYILVAVETESFSMLCLLWTSCSSILPLCYGLALLLLLLCAKKPKQN, encoded by the exons ATGCACTGGGCAGACCTGCTCGTccttctccctgcagccccGTACCGGCTGGCAGCTTTCCCCTTTGCTGCTGTCTTCCACTACCTCTGTGCTTCGGGGCATCTCTCTCTGACTGCCCG GTACATATTCCTGCTCGCTGGAGGATGTCTCCTTGCTGGCACAGCTATGGGCAGTTACGCTGTATTGCTCCTCATCCCTGCTGCTGGTTCTGTGCTCGTCCTGCTCTTCGTCAGCCCAGCTCGTGCCCACACCTGGGTCTTCACCTTACAGATGTCCTGGCAGACATTCTGCCACTTGGCTCTGAGCAGCCAGGAGCTGAACACGCAGGATGCCAG GCCAGCCGTTGCCCTCTCTGCCATCATGCTGCTGACCCAGAAGGCAACATCTCTGGCCCTGGACATCCACGAAGGGCTTGTGTCACTCCAGCGGGGACAGGGGCTTCTGCAGCAGGTGCTGCCCCTCTGCAGCTACCTGCTCTtcttcccagccctcctggggGGGCCTCTATGCTCCTTCAGCAGGTTTCGGGCCCAGGCTGAGTCCTGTggtgctgtccccatcccactgagGGCAGCCGGGCAGTGGTGCCTGGGTGTGCTGGCGCTGCAGGGGCTGCGTGTGGGGCTGgccagggggctggggggcaggcagggctgtgccagctggggctgcctgccCCATGTCTGGGCACAGGCCCTGCCCCTCCGGCTGGCCTACTATCTGCACTGGGTGGTGGACGAGGCCCTGCTCGAGGTGGCAGGCTTCGGGCCAGAGGCGGGCCAGGGAGACCTTTCCTTCCCTGACCTGTGGACACTGGAGACAACCCACCGCCTGGCCGTCTTCACCCGAACCTGGAACAAGAGCACATCCCGCTGGCTGAGGAGACTCATCTTCCAGCGCTGCCCCATCCAGCCGCTCCTGGCCACCTTTGCCTTCTCTGCCTGGTGGCATGGTCTCCGCCCCGGGCAGGTCTTTGGTTTCCTGTGCTGGGCTGTCATGGTGGAGGCTGACTACCGCATCCATCCCTTCCTCAGCGCCCGGGCCACCACCCAGGGTGTGAAGCTCCTCTACTGTGGCACAACCTGGGTCTTCACGCAGCTCATCGTTGCCTACATCCTGGTGGCTGTGGAGACTGAGAGCTTCTCCatgctctgcctgctctggacttcctgcagcagcatccttcccctctgctatGGCCtcgcgctgctgctgctgctactgtgTGCCAAGAAGCCGAAGCAGAATTGA
- the LOC135988483 gene encoding ribonuclease CL2-like produces the protein MADWALRMAVVLAVLAGAEGESRYEKFLRQHVDHPQTSALAAHRYCETMLARRRVTAPGRPCKPSNTFVHAPAEELVAACSQMPDETGFHSTPTSMSLTACRLRGGNNRPPCTYRARQLQHHVRVACLDGLPVHLAGTHAPPP, from the coding sequence ATGGCGGACTGGGCCCTACGCATGGCCgtggtgctggcagtgctggcaggGGCGGAGGGTGAGAGCCGCTATGAGAAGTTCCTGCGGCAGCACGTGGACCACCCCCAGACATCGGCGCTCGCAGCGCACCGCTACTGTGAGACCATGCTGGCACGCCGGAGGGTGACGGCCCCGGGGCGGCCCTGCAAGCCCTCCAACACCTTTGTGCATGCACCGGCCgaggagctggtggctgccTGCAGCCAGATGCCCGACGAAACGGGGTTCCACAGCACCCCAACATCCATGAGCCTCACGGCTTGCCGCCTGCGCGGGGGGAACAACCGGCCACCTTGCACCTACCGGGcccggcagctccagcaccaCGTGCGTGTCGCCTGCCTTGACGGGCTGCCGGTGCACCTTGCCGGCACCCACGCTCCCCCGCCGTGA